One window from the genome of Candidatus Methylomirabilota bacterium encodes:
- a CDS encoding 2-amino-4-hydroxy-6-hydroxymethyldihydropteridine diphosphokinase, whose product MSEARGVIRAYLGLGANLGDRRETLEHAISLLSQRPGIRLLRISSLYETEPVDVAGGWFFNG is encoded by the coding sequence ATGTCGGAGGCGCGAGGGGTGATCCGGGCTTATCTCGGTCTCGGGGCAAACCTGGGGGATCGGCGGGAAACATTGGAGCACGCCATCTCACTGCTCTCGCAGCGTCCGGGGATCCGACTCCTCCGAATTTCCTCTCTCTATGAGACGGAGCCGGTGGACGTGGCGGGGGGGTGGTTTTTCAATGGTG